In Tripterygium wilfordii isolate XIE 37 chromosome 15, ASM1340144v1, whole genome shotgun sequence, one DNA window encodes the following:
- the LOC120017133 gene encoding uncharacterized protein LOC120017133, protein MYKAHSKDSTHKPKYPGPIDEKPAKKKQRESAQPGSRTHLHRSCQKPSRIIPSHSQPTPNSTLSNLQKFRAAWIVSAIKPSTQISNPKKKGRPCKARQGEGEDFEPCNRETDSPCQSHPPSGFLFLVNY, encoded by the exons ATGTATAAAGCCCACTCAAAAGACTCTACACACAAGCCCAAATATCCAGGCCCAATCGACGAAaaacctgcaaaaaaaaaacaaagagagagcgCGCAGCCGGGGAGCCGCACTCATCTCCATCGTTCGTGTCAAAAACCTTCTCGCATAATACCGTCACATTCACAGCCAACCCCAAACTCCACTCTATCCAATCTCCAGAAATTCCGTGCAGCCTGGATTGTGTCTGCAATAAAACCAAGTACACAAATttcaaaccccaaaaaaaag gGAAGACCCTGTAAGGCAAGGCAAGGAGAGGGTGAAGATTTTGAACCTTGCAACAGGGAGACGGACAGTCCTTGCCAATCTCATCCTCCTAGTGGATTTCTTTTTCTCGTAAATTATTGA
- the LOC120017131 gene encoding isoeugenol synthase 1-like isoform X2, with product MCRRKEEQKQRKAMAHENKILIIGATGYLGKFMVKASVSMGHPTYAYVRPIKPDSDPSKLKTHEEFRSMGVSVFQGELDDHGRLVSALRQVDVVISTVGVPQYLHQLNIISAVKEVGTIKRFVPSEYGNEVDRVSGLPPFEALSERKRKKRRATEAAGLSYTYVSANSFAAYFIDYFLHPRESRDNVVVYAVLNYEEDVAAYTVKAATDPRTANSVVICRPSNNIVSQLDLISMWETKTGHTCEKVYVHEDELIKLTQTLPYPENIPAAVLHNIFIQGDQMSFELSGDDLEASKLYPDYNYTCVDGILDICLVNPPKPKLATLA from the exons ATGTGCAGAAGGAAAGAGGAACAGAAACAAAGGAAGGCTATGGCTCATGAGAACAAGATACTAATAATTGGAGCAACTGGGTATCTAGGAAAATTCATGGTGAAGGCAAGCGTATCAATGGGCCATCCGACTTACGCTTATGTTCGCCCAATCAAACCAGATTCCGACCCTTCCAAGCTAAAGACACACGAGGAATTTAGATCCATGGGAGTCTCTGTGTTCCAA GGTGAGTTAGATGACCACGGAAGGCTTGTTTCAGCTCTGCGACAAGTAGATGTTGTCATTTCTACAGTCGGAGTTCCTCAATATCTTCACCAACTCAACATAATTAGTGCTGTGAAAGAAGTTGGCACTATAAAG AGATTTGTACCCTCCGAATATGGAAATGAAGTGGATAGAGTAAGCGGGCTCCCGCCGTTTGAAGCTCTGTCCGagaggaagaggaaaaaaaggagGGCAACAGAAGCAGCAGGACTATCATACACTTATGTTTCTGCAAATTCATTTGCAGCATACTTCATTGATTACTTTCTCCATCCACGCGAGTCGCGCGACAATGTCGTAGTTTATG CGGTGCTGAATTATGAAGAAGATGTGGCTGCGTACACCGTTAAAGCAGCCACAGATCCAAGAACAGCCAATAGTGTCGTTATCTGCAGGCCCTCAAACAACATTGTCTCTCAACTAGACCTCATATCTATGTGGGAGACAAAGACGGGACACACTTGCGAAAAAGTTTATGTTCATGAGGATGAGCTCATCAAACTCACCCAGA CTTTACCCTACCCAGAAAACATTCCGGCGGCAGTGCTACACAATATATTCATTCAGGGAGATCAAATGAGCTTTGAATTAAGTGGTGATGATTTGGAGGCATCAAAGCTATACCCTGATTACAACTACACTTGCGTCGATGGAATCCTTGATATTTGCTTGGTCAATCCTCCAAAACCCAAATTAGCAACATTAGCATGA
- the LOC120017131 gene encoding isoeugenol synthase 1-like isoform X1, whose product MCRRKEEQKQRKAMAHENKILIIGATGYLGKFMVKASVSMGHPTYAYVRPIKPDSDPSKLKTHEEFRSMGVSVFQGELDDHGRLVSALRQVDVVISTVGVPQYLHQLNIISAVKEVGTIKRFVPSEYGNEVDRVSGLPPFEALSERKRKKRRATEAAGLSYTYVSANSFAAYFIDYFLHPRESRDNVVVYGTGEAKAVLNYEEDVAAYTVKAATDPRTANSVVICRPSNNIVSQLDLISMWETKTGHTCEKVYVHEDELIKLTQTLPYPENIPAAVLHNIFIQGDQMSFELSGDDLEASKLYPDYNYTCVDGILDICLVNPPKPKLATLA is encoded by the exons ATGTGCAGAAGGAAAGAGGAACAGAAACAAAGGAAGGCTATGGCTCATGAGAACAAGATACTAATAATTGGAGCAACTGGGTATCTAGGAAAATTCATGGTGAAGGCAAGCGTATCAATGGGCCATCCGACTTACGCTTATGTTCGCCCAATCAAACCAGATTCCGACCCTTCCAAGCTAAAGACACACGAGGAATTTAGATCCATGGGAGTCTCTGTGTTCCAA GGTGAGTTAGATGACCACGGAAGGCTTGTTTCAGCTCTGCGACAAGTAGATGTTGTCATTTCTACAGTCGGAGTTCCTCAATATCTTCACCAACTCAACATAATTAGTGCTGTGAAAGAAGTTGGCACTATAAAG AGATTTGTACCCTCCGAATATGGAAATGAAGTGGATAGAGTAAGCGGGCTCCCGCCGTTTGAAGCTCTGTCCGagaggaagaggaaaaaaaggagGGCAACAGAAGCAGCAGGACTATCATACACTTATGTTTCTGCAAATTCATTTGCAGCATACTTCATTGATTACTTTCTCCATCCACGCGAGTCGCGCGACAATGTCGTAGTTTATGGTACTGGTGAAGCCAAAG CGGTGCTGAATTATGAAGAAGATGTGGCTGCGTACACCGTTAAAGCAGCCACAGATCCAAGAACAGCCAATAGTGTCGTTATCTGCAGGCCCTCAAACAACATTGTCTCTCAACTAGACCTCATATCTATGTGGGAGACAAAGACGGGACACACTTGCGAAAAAGTTTATGTTCATGAGGATGAGCTCATCAAACTCACCCAGA CTTTACCCTACCCAGAAAACATTCCGGCGGCAGTGCTACACAATATATTCATTCAGGGAGATCAAATGAGCTTTGAATTAAGTGGTGATGATTTGGAGGCATCAAAGCTATACCCTGATTACAACTACACTTGCGTCGATGGAATCCTTGATATTTGCTTGGTCAATCCTCCAAAACCCAAATTAGCAACATTAGCATGA
- the LOC120017131 gene encoding isoeugenol synthase 1-like isoform X3 — MAHENKILIIGATGYLGKFMVKASVSMGHPTYAYVRPIKPDSDPSKLKTHEEFRSMGVSVFQGELDDHGRLVSALRQVDVVISTVGVPQYLHQLNIISAVKEVGTIKRFVPSEYGNEVDRVSGLPPFEALSERKRKKRRATEAAGLSYTYVSANSFAAYFIDYFLHPRESRDNVVVYGTGEAKAVLNYEEDVAAYTVKAATDPRTANSVVICRPSNNIVSQLDLISMWETKTGHTCEKVYVHEDELIKLTQTLPYPENIPAAVLHNIFIQGDQMSFELSGDDLEASKLYPDYNYTCVDGILDICLVNPPKPKLATLA, encoded by the exons ATGGCTCATGAGAACAAGATACTAATAATTGGAGCAACTGGGTATCTAGGAAAATTCATGGTGAAGGCAAGCGTATCAATGGGCCATCCGACTTACGCTTATGTTCGCCCAATCAAACCAGATTCCGACCCTTCCAAGCTAAAGACACACGAGGAATTTAGATCCATGGGAGTCTCTGTGTTCCAA GGTGAGTTAGATGACCACGGAAGGCTTGTTTCAGCTCTGCGACAAGTAGATGTTGTCATTTCTACAGTCGGAGTTCCTCAATATCTTCACCAACTCAACATAATTAGTGCTGTGAAAGAAGTTGGCACTATAAAG AGATTTGTACCCTCCGAATATGGAAATGAAGTGGATAGAGTAAGCGGGCTCCCGCCGTTTGAAGCTCTGTCCGagaggaagaggaaaaaaaggagGGCAACAGAAGCAGCAGGACTATCATACACTTATGTTTCTGCAAATTCATTTGCAGCATACTTCATTGATTACTTTCTCCATCCACGCGAGTCGCGCGACAATGTCGTAGTTTATGGTACTGGTGAAGCCAAAG CGGTGCTGAATTATGAAGAAGATGTGGCTGCGTACACCGTTAAAGCAGCCACAGATCCAAGAACAGCCAATAGTGTCGTTATCTGCAGGCCCTCAAACAACATTGTCTCTCAACTAGACCTCATATCTATGTGGGAGACAAAGACGGGACACACTTGCGAAAAAGTTTATGTTCATGAGGATGAGCTCATCAAACTCACCCAGA CTTTACCCTACCCAGAAAACATTCCGGCGGCAGTGCTACACAATATATTCATTCAGGGAGATCAAATGAGCTTTGAATTAAGTGGTGATGATTTGGAGGCATCAAAGCTATACCCTGATTACAACTACACTTGCGTCGATGGAATCCTTGATATTTGCTTGGTCAATCCTCCAAAACCCAAATTAGCAACATTAGCATGA
- the LOC120017238 gene encoding protein COBRA-like has translation MESLLLSFGSISKLNSLATLLFISLSCSRFTCTEAYDALDPNGNITIKWDIMSWTPDGYVATVTMFNFQQYRHIQAPGWTLGWIWAKKEVIWSMVGAQTTEQGDCSKFKGNIPHCCKKDPTVVDLLPGTPYNQQIANCCKGGVINSWAQDPDTAVSAFQVSVGAAGTTNKTVRLPRNFTLKAPGPGYTCGPAKIVRPTKFITPDKRRVTQALMTWNVTCTYSQFLAQKTPTCCVSLSSFYNDTIVNCPTCTCGCQNNITRPGSCVNPDSSFLASAVSGPANSNTPLVQCTSHMCPIRIHWHVKLNYRDYWRVKVSITNFNYRMNYSQWNIVVQHPNFDNLTQLFSFNYKSLTPYEGLNDTAMLWGVKFYNDFLMPAGPLGNVQSELLFQKDTSTFTFEKGWAFPRRIYFNGDNCVMPPPDSYPWLPNASSRQTSSLLYSVVTVLVSMALALAYV, from the exons ATGGAGTCTCTGTTGTTATCATTTGGATCCATTTCCAAGCTCAATAGCCTTGCGACTTTGCTTTTCATTTCGCTTTCTTGCTCAAGATTTACTTGTACAG AAGCTTATGATGCTCTTGATCCAAACGGGAATATCACAATCAAATGGGATATAATGAGCTGGACTCCGGATGGTTATGTT GCGACTGTTACAATGTTCAACTTCCAGCAATACCGGCATATACAAGCACCGGGTTGGACGTTGGGGTGGATATGGGCGAAAAAGGAGGTTATTTGGAGCATGGTGGGAGCCCAAACCACAGAGCAAGGTGACTGCTCAAAATTCAAAGGGAACATCCCACATTGCTGCAAGAAGGATCCAACGGTTGTCGATTTATTACCAGGAACTCCTTACAATCAGCAAATTGCAAACTGCTGTAAAGGCGGAGTCATCAATTCATGGGCACAGGATCCCGACACTGCAGTGAGCGCATTTCAGGTCAGCGTGGGTGCTGCCGGCACTACAAATAAAACTGTAAGGTTGCCAAGGAACTTCACTTTGAAAGCACCTGGACCTGGATATACTTGTGGGCCTGCGAAGATTGTAAGACCAACAAAATTTATAACCCCAGACAAAAGGAGAGTGACTCAAGCTCTGA TGACCTGGAATGTTACTTGCACATATTCACAATTCCTTGCTCAGAAGACGCCAACCTGCTGTGTTTCACTCTCCTCCTTTTACAATGACACAATAGTGAACTGTCCAACTTGCACTTGTGGATGTCAGAACAACATAACACGTCCTGGGAGCTGTGTGAA TCCCGACTCGTCATTTTTAGCTTCCGCTGTTTCAGGACCAGCAAATAGCAATACTCCTTTGGTTCAATGTACCAGCCATATGTGTCCAATCAGAATACATTGGCATGTTAAGCTGAATTACAGAGATTACTGGCGGGTTAAGGTTTCGATCACGAATTTCAATTACAGAATGAACTACTCACAATGGAATATAGTTGTGCAGCATCCCAACTTTGATAACCTCACCCAGCTTTTCAGTTTCAATTACAAGTCATTAACTCCTTATGAAGGCTTAA ATGATACTGCCATGTTGTGGGGAGTCAAATTCTACAATGACTTCCTGATGCCCGCTGGTCCTCTCGGAAATGTGCAGTCAGAACTGCTTTTCCAAAAGGACACATCAACTTTTACATTTGAAAAGGGGTGGGCGTTCCCTCGGAGGATTTATTTTAATGGAGACAATTGCGTCATGCCGCCTCCCGATTCTTACCCTTGGTTGCCAAATGCCAGTTCCCGACAAActtcctctcttctttattCAGTCGTGACAGTCTTGGTATCCATGGCTCTCGCACTGGCTTATGTTTGA
- the LOC120016289 gene encoding kelch domain-containing protein 3-like isoform X3, giving the protein MMRWERVQVQQYQVINGDASRPGKRWGHTCNAVKGGRFLYLFGGYGKDNCQTNQVHVFDTVKQTWSQPVIKGTPPTPRDSHSCTTVGDNLYVFGGTDGKNPLKDLHILDTSTHTWICPSLRGEGPEAREGHSAALVGKRLFIIGGCGKSADTNVEVYYNDVHILNTDTFVWKCATTSGTPPSARDSHTCSSWKNKIVVIGGEDGHDYYLSDVHILDADTLMWKELNTSGHMLLPRAGHSTVCFGKNLFIFGGFTDAQNLYDDLYMLDIDSGLWTKVLTTGDRPSARFSVAGDCLDPVKDGVLVFIGGCNEILEALDDMYYLYTGLRDERRPEKLSLRKQLKLKCQEQNLAPMHDNALTRIENNPDVRHPMAFMGCGQPGRENLPLNQVHPLQGKKTFQARVTESLPHGYTIETYIDGKPLRGILFANGPSSPNLANFNSSRKRAGEFDGDVSNGDHCNKSKASRTLQQDSLGHKQAYNLPGKDSSLQEPKAEASAAAQDLKNLAPSNNVSRLPECKEKKLDVVIWIFCSSEQTQNHLLLLP; this is encoded by the exons ATGATGAGATGGGAAAGAGTGCAGGTACAACAATACCAGGTGATTAATGGAGATGCATCAAGGCCCGGGAAGAGGTGGGGACACACCTGCAACGCCGTGAAAGGAGGgagatttttgtatttgttcGGTGGTTACGGCAAAGACAACTGCCAGACCAACCAAGTTCACGTCTTTGATACTG TTAAGCAGACATGGAGTCAGCCAGTGATAAAAGGCACACCGCCAACTCCGAGGGACAGCCACAGTTGTACGACTGTTGGTGACAATTTATATGTGTTTGGTGGTACAGATGGGAAGAACCCTCTTAAGGATTTGCATATATTGGACACAT CAACACACACATGGATTTGTCCAAGTCTAAGAGGTGAGGGGCCGGAAGCACGGGAGGGTCACAGTGCAGCACTTGTTGGAAAAAGGCTCTTCATAATCGGTGGCTGTGGAAAATCTGCAGACACGAATGTTGAAGTATATTACAATGATGTTCATATACTGAATACAG ATACCTTTGTATGGAAATGTGCAACGACATCAGGCACTCCTCCTTCTGCACGTGATAGTCACACTTGCTCGTCGTGGAAGAACAAAATCGTGGTGATTGGAGGTGAAGATGGACATGATTACTACTTGTCTGATGTTCATATCCTAGATGCAG ATACTCTTATGTGGAAGGAGCTAAATACATCTGGTCATATGCTGCTACCTCGAGCTGGTCACTCTACTGTTTGTTTTGGCAAAAACTTATTCATTTTTGGGGGATTTACAGATGCTCAAAATCTGTATGATGACTTGTATATGCTGGATATAG ATTCGGGTTTGTGGACCAAGGTCTTAACCACAGGTGACAGACCTTCAGCAAGATTTTCTGTGGCTGGGGACTGTTTGGATCCAGTGAAGGATGGCGTCCTCGTGTTTATAGGTGGTTGCAATGAGATTCTCGAGGCATTGGATGACATGTATTACTTGTATACAG GGCTTAGAGATGAGCGGAGGCCTGAAAAGTTATCATTGAGGAAACAATTGAAACTAAAGTGCCAAGAACAAAATCTTGCACCCATGCATGATAACGCACTGACTAGAATTGAGAATAATCCTGATGTTCGTCATCCCATGGCCTTCATGGGCTGCGGCCAACCAG GCAGGGAAAATCTTCCATTGAATCAGGTGCATCCTCTTCAAGGAAAGAAGACATTTCAAGCCAGAGTTACTGAAAGCTTGCCACATGGATATACTATTGAAACATATATAGATGGAAAGCCCCTTCGTGGAATATTATTTGCGAATGGTCCTAGCTCTCCCAACTTGGCTAATTTTAATTCCTCTAG GAAAAGAGCTGGAGAATTTGATGGTGATGTGTCAAATGGTGATCACTGTAATAAATCAAAAGCTTCTAGAACCCTCCAGCAGGACTCCTTGGGACACAAACAAGCATATAACCTGCCAGGGAAGGATTCCTCATTGCAGGAACCCAAGGCAGAAGCTTCTGCCGCTGCTCAAGATTTGAAGAATCTGGCTCCTTCTAATAATGTTTCTCGGCTTCCTGAG tgcaaggaaaaaaaacttgATGTAGTCATTTGGATTTTCTGCAGTTCCGAACAAACCCAGAATCATCTGTTGCTTCTTCCCTGA
- the LOC120016289 gene encoding serine/threonine-protein phosphatase BSL3-like isoform X2 produces MMRWERVQVQQYQVINGDASRPGKRWGHTCNAVKGGRFLYLFGGYGKDNCQTNQVHVFDTVKQTWSQPVIKGTPPTPRDSHSCTTVGDNLYVFGGTDGKNPLKDLHILDTSTHTWICPSLRGEGPEAREGHSAALVGKRLFIIGGCGKSADTNVEVYYNDVHILNTDTFVWKCATTSGTPPSARDSHTCSSWKNKIVVIGDTLMWKELNTSGHMLLPRAGHSTVCFGKNLFIFGGFTDAQNLYDDLYMLDIDSGLWTKVLTTGDRPSARFSVAGDCLDPVKDGVLVFIGGCNEILEALDDMYYLYTGLRDERRPEKLSLRKQLKLKCQEQNLAPMHDNALTRIENNPDVRHPMAFMGCGQPGRENLPLNQVHPLQGKKTFQARVTESLPHGYTIETYIDGKPLRGILFANGPSSPNLANFNSSRKRAGEFDGDVSNGDHCNKSKASRTLQQDSLGHKQAYNLPGKDSSLQEPKAEASAAAQDLKNLAPSNNVSRLPEFRTNPESSVASSLNLNDARKNATDSTSKVLKEHSDSLQDSMASSLGQDDRTATLGDQNTPA; encoded by the exons ATGATGAGATGGGAAAGAGTGCAGGTACAACAATACCAGGTGATTAATGGAGATGCATCAAGGCCCGGGAAGAGGTGGGGACACACCTGCAACGCCGTGAAAGGAGGgagatttttgtatttgttcGGTGGTTACGGCAAAGACAACTGCCAGACCAACCAAGTTCACGTCTTTGATACTG TTAAGCAGACATGGAGTCAGCCAGTGATAAAAGGCACACCGCCAACTCCGAGGGACAGCCACAGTTGTACGACTGTTGGTGACAATTTATATGTGTTTGGTGGTACAGATGGGAAGAACCCTCTTAAGGATTTGCATATATTGGACACAT CAACACACACATGGATTTGTCCAAGTCTAAGAGGTGAGGGGCCGGAAGCACGGGAGGGTCACAGTGCAGCACTTGTTGGAAAAAGGCTCTTCATAATCGGTGGCTGTGGAAAATCTGCAGACACGAATGTTGAAGTATATTACAATGATGTTCATATACTGAATACAG ATACCTTTGTATGGAAATGTGCAACGACATCAGGCACTCCTCCTTCTGCACGTGATAGTCACACTTGCTCGTCGTGGAAGAACAAAATCGTGGTGATTGGAG ATACTCTTATGTGGAAGGAGCTAAATACATCTGGTCATATGCTGCTACCTCGAGCTGGTCACTCTACTGTTTGTTTTGGCAAAAACTTATTCATTTTTGGGGGATTTACAGATGCTCAAAATCTGTATGATGACTTGTATATGCTGGATATAG ATTCGGGTTTGTGGACCAAGGTCTTAACCACAGGTGACAGACCTTCAGCAAGATTTTCTGTGGCTGGGGACTGTTTGGATCCAGTGAAGGATGGCGTCCTCGTGTTTATAGGTGGTTGCAATGAGATTCTCGAGGCATTGGATGACATGTATTACTTGTATACAG GGCTTAGAGATGAGCGGAGGCCTGAAAAGTTATCATTGAGGAAACAATTGAAACTAAAGTGCCAAGAACAAAATCTTGCACCCATGCATGATAACGCACTGACTAGAATTGAGAATAATCCTGATGTTCGTCATCCCATGGCCTTCATGGGCTGCGGCCAACCAG GCAGGGAAAATCTTCCATTGAATCAGGTGCATCCTCTTCAAGGAAAGAAGACATTTCAAGCCAGAGTTACTGAAAGCTTGCCACATGGATATACTATTGAAACATATATAGATGGAAAGCCCCTTCGTGGAATATTATTTGCGAATGGTCCTAGCTCTCCCAACTTGGCTAATTTTAATTCCTCTAG GAAAAGAGCTGGAGAATTTGATGGTGATGTGTCAAATGGTGATCACTGTAATAAATCAAAAGCTTCTAGAACCCTCCAGCAGGACTCCTTGGGACACAAACAAGCATATAACCTGCCAGGGAAGGATTCCTCATTGCAGGAACCCAAGGCAGAAGCTTCTGCCGCTGCTCAAGATTTGAAGAATCTGGCTCCTTCTAATAATGTTTCTCGGCTTCCTGAG TTCCGAACAAACCCAGAATCATCTGTTGCTTCTTCCCTGAATCTAAATGATGCTAGGAAAAATGCAACAGATTCCACCTCTAAAGTTCTGAAAGAGCATTCCGACTCATTGCAGGATTCCATGGCTTCATCCTTAGGTCAAG ATGACAGGACAGCAACCTTGGGAGATCAGAACACTCCAGCATAA
- the LOC120016289 gene encoding uncharacterized protein LOC120016289 isoform X1, translating into MMRWERVQVQQYQVINGDASRPGKRWGHTCNAVKGGRFLYLFGGYGKDNCQTNQVHVFDTVKQTWSQPVIKGTPPTPRDSHSCTTVGDNLYVFGGTDGKNPLKDLHILDTSTHTWICPSLRGEGPEAREGHSAALVGKRLFIIGGCGKSADTNVEVYYNDVHILNTDTFVWKCATTSGTPPSARDSHTCSSWKNKIVVIGGEDGHDYYLSDVHILDADTLMWKELNTSGHMLLPRAGHSTVCFGKNLFIFGGFTDAQNLYDDLYMLDIDSGLWTKVLTTGDRPSARFSVAGDCLDPVKDGVLVFIGGCNEILEALDDMYYLYTGLRDERRPEKLSLRKQLKLKCQEQNLAPMHDNALTRIENNPDVRHPMAFMGCGQPGRENLPLNQVHPLQGKKTFQARVTESLPHGYTIETYIDGKPLRGILFANGPSSPNLANFNSSRKRAGEFDGDVSNGDHCNKSKASRTLQQDSLGHKQAYNLPGKDSSLQEPKAEASAAAQDLKNLAPSNNVSRLPEFRTNPESSVASSLNLNDARKNATDSTSKVLKEHSDSLQDSMASSLGQDDRTATLGDQNTPA; encoded by the exons ATGATGAGATGGGAAAGAGTGCAGGTACAACAATACCAGGTGATTAATGGAGATGCATCAAGGCCCGGGAAGAGGTGGGGACACACCTGCAACGCCGTGAAAGGAGGgagatttttgtatttgttcGGTGGTTACGGCAAAGACAACTGCCAGACCAACCAAGTTCACGTCTTTGATACTG TTAAGCAGACATGGAGTCAGCCAGTGATAAAAGGCACACCGCCAACTCCGAGGGACAGCCACAGTTGTACGACTGTTGGTGACAATTTATATGTGTTTGGTGGTACAGATGGGAAGAACCCTCTTAAGGATTTGCATATATTGGACACAT CAACACACACATGGATTTGTCCAAGTCTAAGAGGTGAGGGGCCGGAAGCACGGGAGGGTCACAGTGCAGCACTTGTTGGAAAAAGGCTCTTCATAATCGGTGGCTGTGGAAAATCTGCAGACACGAATGTTGAAGTATATTACAATGATGTTCATATACTGAATACAG ATACCTTTGTATGGAAATGTGCAACGACATCAGGCACTCCTCCTTCTGCACGTGATAGTCACACTTGCTCGTCGTGGAAGAACAAAATCGTGGTGATTGGAGGTGAAGATGGACATGATTACTACTTGTCTGATGTTCATATCCTAGATGCAG ATACTCTTATGTGGAAGGAGCTAAATACATCTGGTCATATGCTGCTACCTCGAGCTGGTCACTCTACTGTTTGTTTTGGCAAAAACTTATTCATTTTTGGGGGATTTACAGATGCTCAAAATCTGTATGATGACTTGTATATGCTGGATATAG ATTCGGGTTTGTGGACCAAGGTCTTAACCACAGGTGACAGACCTTCAGCAAGATTTTCTGTGGCTGGGGACTGTTTGGATCCAGTGAAGGATGGCGTCCTCGTGTTTATAGGTGGTTGCAATGAGATTCTCGAGGCATTGGATGACATGTATTACTTGTATACAG GGCTTAGAGATGAGCGGAGGCCTGAAAAGTTATCATTGAGGAAACAATTGAAACTAAAGTGCCAAGAACAAAATCTTGCACCCATGCATGATAACGCACTGACTAGAATTGAGAATAATCCTGATGTTCGTCATCCCATGGCCTTCATGGGCTGCGGCCAACCAG GCAGGGAAAATCTTCCATTGAATCAGGTGCATCCTCTTCAAGGAAAGAAGACATTTCAAGCCAGAGTTACTGAAAGCTTGCCACATGGATATACTATTGAAACATATATAGATGGAAAGCCCCTTCGTGGAATATTATTTGCGAATGGTCCTAGCTCTCCCAACTTGGCTAATTTTAATTCCTCTAG GAAAAGAGCTGGAGAATTTGATGGTGATGTGTCAAATGGTGATCACTGTAATAAATCAAAAGCTTCTAGAACCCTCCAGCAGGACTCCTTGGGACACAAACAAGCATATAACCTGCCAGGGAAGGATTCCTCATTGCAGGAACCCAAGGCAGAAGCTTCTGCCGCTGCTCAAGATTTGAAGAATCTGGCTCCTTCTAATAATGTTTCTCGGCTTCCTGAG TTCCGAACAAACCCAGAATCATCTGTTGCTTCTTCCCTGAATCTAAATGATGCTAGGAAAAATGCAACAGATTCCACCTCTAAAGTTCTGAAAGAGCATTCCGACTCATTGCAGGATTCCATGGCTTCATCCTTAGGTCAAG ATGACAGGACAGCAACCTTGGGAGATCAGAACACTCCAGCATAA